A single genomic interval of Nomascus leucogenys isolate Asia chromosome 3, Asia_NLE_v1, whole genome shotgun sequence harbors:
- the IFIT5 gene encoding interferon-induced protein with tetratricopeptide repeats 5, with protein MSEIPKDTLKAILLELECHFTWNLLKEDIDLFEVEDTIGQQLEFLTTKSRLALYNLLAYVKHLKGQNKDALECLEQAEEIIQQEHSDKEEVRSLVTWGNYAWVYYHMDQLEEAQKYTGKIGNVCKKLSSPSNYKLECPETDCEKGWALLKFGGKYYQKAKAAFEKALEVEPDNPEFNIGYAITVYRLDDSDREGSVKSFSLGPLRKAVTLNPDNSYIKVFLALKLQDVHAEAEGEEYIEEILDQISSQPYILRYAAKFYRRKNSWNKALELLKKALEVTPTSSFLHHQMGLCYRAQMIQIKKATHNRPKGKDKLKVDELISSAIFHFKAAMERDSMFAFAYTDLANMYAEGGKYSNAEDIFRKALCLENITNDHKHQIHYHYGRFQEFHRKSENTAIHHYLEALKVKDRSPLRTKLTSALKKLATKRLCHNALDVQSLSALGFVYKLEGEKRQAAEYYEKAQKIDPENAEFLTALCELRLSI; from the exons ATGAG TGAAATTCCTAAGGACACCTTGAAGGCCATTCTGTTGGAGTTAGAATGTCATTTTACATGGAATTTACTTAAGGAAGACATTGATCTCTTTGAGGTGGAAGATACAATTGGGCAACAGCTTGAATTTCTTACCACAAAATCTAGACTTGCTCTTTATAACCTATTGGCCTATGTGAAACACCTAAAAGGCCAAAATAAAGACGCCCTTGAGTGCTTggaacaagcagaagaaataatccaGCAAGAACACTCAGACAAAGAAGAAGTACGAAGCCTGGTCACTTGGGGAAACTATGCCTGGGTGTATTATCACATGGACCAGCTTGAAGAAGCTCAGAAGTATACAGGTAAGATAGGGAACGTCTGCAAGAAATTGTCCAGTCCTTCTAACTACAAGTTGGAGTGTCCTGAGACTGACTGTGAGAAGGGGTGGGCACTCTTGAAATTTGGAGGAAAGTATTATCAAAAGGCTAAAGCGGCTTTTGAGAAGGCTCTGGAAGTGGAACCTGACAATCCAGAATTTAACATCGGCTATGCTATCACAGTGTATCGGCTGGATGATTCTGACAGAGAAGGGTCTGTAAAGAGCTTTTCTCTGGGGCCTTTGAGAAAGGCTGTTACCCTGAACCCAGATAACAGCTACATTAAGGTATTTCTGGCACTGAAGCTTCAAGATGTACATGCAGAAGCTGAAGGAGAAGAGTATATTGAAGAAATCCTGGACCAAATATCATCCCAGCCTTACATCCTTCGTTATGCAGCCAAGTTCTATAGGAGAAAAAATTCCTGGAACAAAGCTCTCGAACTTTTAAAAAAGGCCTTGGAGGTGACACCAACTTCTTCTTTCCTGCATCACCAGATGGGACTTTGCTACAGGGCACAAATGATCCAAATCAAGAAGGCCACACATAACAGacctaaaggaaaagataaactAAAGGTTGATGAGCTGATTTCATCTGCTATATTTCATTTCAAAGCAGCCATGGAACGAGACTCTATGTTTGCATTTGCCTACAcagacctggccaacatgtatGCTGAAGGAGGCAAGTATAGCAATGCTGAGGACATTTTCCGGAAAGCTCTTTGTCTGGAGAACATAACCAATGATCACAAACATCAGATCCATTACCACTATGGCCGCTTTCAGGAATTTCACCGTAAATCAGAAAATACTGCCATCCATCATTATTTAGAAGCCTTAAAGGTCAAAGACAGATCGCCCCTTCGCACCAAACTGACAAGTGCTCTGAAGAAATTGGCTACCAAGAGACTTTGTCACAATGCTTTAGATGTGCAGAGTTTAAGTGCCCTAGGGTTTGTTTACAAactggaaggagaaaagaggcaAGCTGCTGAGTACTATGAGAAGGCACAAAAGATAGATCCAGAAAATGCAGAATTCCTTACTGCTCTCTGTGAGCTCCGACTTTCCATTTAA
- the IFIT1 gene encoding interferon-induced protein with tetratricopeptide repeats 1, with protein sequence MSTNGDDHQVKDSLEQLRCHFTWKLSIDDDEMPDLENRVLDQIEFLDTKYTVGIHNLLAYVKHLKGQNEEALKSLKEAEDLMQKEHDNQANVRSLVTWGNFAWVYYHMGRLAEAQTYLDKVENICKKLSNPFRYRMECPEIDCEEGWALLKCGGKNYERAKACFEKVLEEDPENPESSAGYAISAYRLDGFKLATKYYKPFSLLPLRQAVRLNPDNGYIKVLLALKLQDEGQEAEGEKYIEEALANMSSHTYVFRYAAKFYRRKGSVDKALELLKKALQETPTSVLLHHQIGLCYRAQMIQIKEATKGQPRGQNREKLDKMIRSAIFHFESAVEKKPTFEVAHLDLARMYIEAGNHRKAEETFQKVLCMKPVVEETMQDIHFHYGRFQEFQKKSDVNAIIHYLKAIKMEQATLARDKSINSLKKLVLRKLQRNALDLESLSLLGFVYKLKGNMNEALEYYERALRLAAADFENSVRQGP encoded by the coding sequence TACAAATGGTGATGATCATCAGGTCAAGGATAGTCTGGAGCAATTGAGATGTCACTTTACATGGAAGTTATCCATTGATGATGATGAAATGCCTGATTTAGAAAACAGAGTCTTAGATCAGATTGAATTCCTAGACACCAAATACACCGTGGGAATACACAACCTACTAGCCTATGTGAAACACCTGAAAGGCCAGAATGAGGAAGCCCTGAAGAGCTTAAAAGAAGCTGAAGACTTAATGCAGAAAGAACATGACAACCAAGCAAATGTGAGGAGTCTGGTGACCTGGGGCAACTTTGCCTGGGTGTATTACCACATGGGCAGACTGGCAGAAGCCCAGACTTACCTGGACAAGGTGGAGAACATTTGCAAGAAGCTTTCAAATCCCTTCCGCTATAGAATGGAGTGTCCAGAAATAGACTGTGAGGAAGGATGGGCCTTGCTGAAGTGTGGAGGAAAGAATTATGAACGGGCCAAGGCCTGCTTTGAAAAGGTGCTTGAAGAGGACCCTGAAAACCCTGAATCCAGCGCTGGGTACGCAATCTCTGCCTATCGCCTGGATGGCTTTAAATTAGCCACAAAATATTACAAGCCATTTTCTTTGCTTCCCCTAAGGCAGGCTGTCCGTTTAAATCCAGACAATGGATATATTAAGGTTCTCCTTGCCCTGAAGCTTCAGGATGAAGGACAGGAAGCTGAAGGAGAAAAGTACATTGAAGAAGCTCTGGCCAACATGTCCTCACATACCTATGTCTTTCGATATGCAGCCAAGTTTTACCGAAGAAAAGGCTCAGTGGATAAAGCCCTTGAGTTATTAAAAAAGGCCTTGCAGGAAACACCCACTTCTGTCTTATTGCATCACCAGATAGGGCTTTGCTACAGGGCACAAATGATCCAAATCAAGGAGGCTACAAAAGGGCAGCCTAGAGGGCAGAATAGAGAAAAGCTAGACAAAATGATAAGATCAGCCATATTTCATTTTGAATCTGCAGTGGAAAAAAAGCCCACATTTGAGGTGGCTCATCTAGACCTGGCAAGAATGTATATAGAAGCAGGCAATCACAGAAAAGCTGAAGAGACTTTTCAAAAAGTGTTATGCATGAAACCAGTGGTAGAAGAAACAATGCAAGACATACATTTCCACTATGGTCGGTTTCAGGAATTTCAAAAGAAATCTGATGTCAATGCAATTATCCATTatttaaaagctataaaaatggAACAGGCAACATTAGCAAGGGATAAAAGTatcaattctttgaagaaattggTTTTAAGGAAACTTCAGAGAAATGCATTAGATCTGGAAAGTTTGAGCCTCCTTGGGTTCGTCTACAAATTGAAAGGAAATATGAATGAAGCCCTGGAGTACTATGAGCGGGCCCTGAGACTGGCTGCTGCTGACTTTGAGAACTCTGTGAGACAAGGTCCTTAG